One Streptomyces mobaraensis NBRC 13819 = DSM 40847 DNA segment encodes these proteins:
- a CDS encoding dihydrodipicolinate synthase family protein: MTATSWNTTHPWRGVMVATALPLRDDLAIDHDTYAAHIRRLLDAGCDGVVPNGSLGEYQTLTDDERARVVRTAVEAAGDGARVMPGVSAYGAGEARRWAEQAAEAGCGSVLLLPPNGYRADERAVRAHYAEVARAGLPVVAYNNPVDTKVDLTPELLAALHRDGSIVAVKEFSGDVRRAYEIAELAPGLDLLVGADDVLLELATAGAVGWIAGYPNAFPASCAALYRAAADGDLGTALPLYRSLHPLLRWDSRTEFVQAIKVSMDVVGFHGGPSRPPRLPLTPDTEALVRAATEKAVADGHH; encoded by the coding sequence ATGACCGCCACCTCCTGGAACACCACCCACCCCTGGCGCGGCGTCATGGTCGCCACCGCGCTCCCGCTCCGCGACGACCTGGCGATCGATCACGACACGTACGCCGCCCACATCCGCCGCCTCCTGGACGCCGGCTGCGACGGTGTCGTCCCCAACGGCTCGCTCGGCGAGTACCAGACGCTCACCGACGACGAGCGGGCCCGCGTCGTACGGACCGCCGTCGAGGCGGCGGGGGACGGGGCCCGGGTGATGCCCGGGGTGTCGGCGTACGGCGCGGGGGAGGCGCGGCGGTGGGCGGAGCAGGCCGCCGAGGCCGGCTGCGGGTCCGTGCTGCTGCTGCCGCCGAACGGCTACCGCGCCGACGAGCGCGCCGTCCGCGCCCACTACGCGGAGGTCGCGCGCGCCGGGCTGCCGGTCGTCGCGTACAACAACCCCGTCGACACCAAGGTCGACCTGACCCCGGAGCTGCTGGCCGCCCTGCACCGCGACGGGTCGATCGTCGCCGTCAAGGAGTTCTCCGGCGACGTCCGGCGGGCCTACGAGATCGCCGAACTCGCGCCCGGACTCGACCTGCTCGTCGGCGCCGACGACGTGCTGCTGGAGCTGGCGACCGCCGGGGCGGTCGGCTGGATCGCCGGGTACCCCAACGCGTTCCCCGCCTCCTGCGCCGCCCTCTACCGGGCCGCCGCCGACGGCGACCTCGGCACCGCCCTGCCGCTCTACCGCTCGCTGCACCCGCTGCTGCGCTGGGACTCCCGGACGGAGTTCGTGCAGGCCATCAAGGTGTCCATGGACGTCGTCGGGTTCCACGGCGGCCCCAGCCGGCCGCCGCGGCTGCCGCTCACGCCGGACACCGAGGCCCTGGTACGCGCCGCCACCGAGAAGGCCGTCGCCGACGGCCACCACTGA
- a CDS encoding proline racemase family protein, whose protein sequence is MRTRHVFHAVDSHTEGMPTRVVTGGVGVIPGATMAERRRHFMEHLDHLRTLLMYEPRGHASMSGAILQPPTRPDADYGVLYIEVSGVLPMCGHGTIGVATVLVETGMVPVAEPVTTVRLDTPAGLVTVDVRVEDGAAKAVTLTNVPSFCVALDRKADVPGYGTVTYDLAFGGNFYAFVELDALGLPFDRARKDELLAAGLAVMEAVNASPDRPVHPVHPEIGGLKHVYLAAPGSDAQHSRHAMAIHPGWFDRSPCGTGTSARMAQLHARGALPLGRDFVNESFIGTRFTGRLVAETEVGGVPAVVPAITGRAWITGTAQYFLDPDDPFPGGFLL, encoded by the coding sequence GTGCGCACCCGCCACGTCTTCCACGCCGTCGACTCGCACACCGAGGGCATGCCCACCCGCGTCGTCACCGGCGGCGTCGGGGTGATCCCCGGCGCCACCATGGCCGAGCGGCGGCGGCACTTCATGGAGCACCTGGACCACCTCCGCACCCTCCTGATGTACGAGCCGCGCGGCCACGCCTCCATGAGCGGCGCGATCCTCCAGCCCCCGACCCGCCCCGACGCCGACTACGGCGTCCTCTACATCGAGGTCTCCGGGGTGCTGCCGATGTGCGGCCACGGCACCATCGGCGTCGCCACGGTGCTCGTCGAGACGGGCATGGTCCCGGTCGCCGAACCCGTCACCACCGTCCGCCTCGACACCCCGGCCGGTCTCGTCACCGTCGACGTACGGGTGGAGGACGGCGCGGCGAAGGCGGTCACGCTCACCAACGTCCCGTCGTTCTGCGTCGCGCTGGACCGGAAGGCCGACGTCCCCGGGTACGGCACGGTGACGTACGACCTCGCCTTCGGCGGAAACTTCTACGCGTTCGTCGAACTCGACGCGCTCGGGCTGCCGTTCGACCGCGCCCGCAAGGACGAGCTGCTGGCGGCCGGACTCGCCGTCATGGAGGCGGTGAACGCCTCGCCGGACCGGCCCGTCCACCCCGTCCATCCCGAGATCGGCGGGCTCAAGCACGTCTACCTGGCCGCGCCCGGCTCGGACGCGCAGCACTCGCGGCACGCGATGGCCATCCACCCCGGCTGGTTCGACCGGTCGCCCTGCGGCACCGGCACCTCCGCCCGGATGGCCCAGCTGCACGCCCGCGGCGCCCTCCCGCTCGGCCGCGACTTCGTCAACGAGTCCTTCATCGGCACCCGGTTCACCGGCCGGCTGGTCGCGGAGACCGAGGTCGGCGGGGTACCGGCCGTCGTCCCCGCCATCACCGGACGCGCCTGGATCACCGGCACCGCCCAGTACTTCCTCGACCCGGACGACCCCTTCCCCGGAGGCTTCCTCCTGTGA
- a CDS encoding aldehyde dehydrogenase family protein: MTPAPSTIPSSYSSANPADPADILTEFTAPGPRAAADAVRRARAAQPEWRGAGAAARSAALAAVASAIEDAAAELAALAVREVGKPVTEARAEVARTVAIWRYYAQAPYEPTGAVHEPAAGPGLLLTRRRPHGVAGLVTPWNFPFAIPSWKAAPALAAGNTAVLKPAPEATVCALRLAELARQALPEGVLTVVPGGAEEGAAVLDAADVVSFTGSTAVGTRVVAAATARGVPVQAETGGLNAAIVLPDADIGRAAADIAAAVAGYAGQKCTATGRIVAVGAALDPLREALAEAVRALPAGDPADPATVCGPVISARARDRVAEAADGVSVLAAGPAPEGPGWYAAPTLVEKAPAGHRLLTEEVFGPIAALLPAADLAEAVRITDSVPYGLVTSLHTADLDAALHGLDALRTGMVRVNAPTTGVDFHLPFGGTGASGHGPREQGCAALEFYTAQRTYTLLPRTAG, encoded by the coding sequence GTGACTCCCGCCCCGTCCACCATCCCCTCCTCTTATTCCTCCGCCAACCCGGCCGATCCGGCCGACATCCTCACGGAGTTCACCGCCCCCGGCCCGCGCGCCGCCGCCGACGCCGTCCGACGGGCCCGCGCCGCGCAGCCGGAGTGGCGCGGCGCGGGCGCCGCCGCCCGCTCGGCGGCCCTCGCGGCGGTCGCGTCGGCGATCGAGGACGCCGCCGCCGAACTGGCCGCCCTCGCCGTACGGGAGGTGGGCAAGCCCGTCACCGAGGCCCGCGCGGAGGTGGCCCGTACGGTCGCGATCTGGCGGTACTACGCCCAGGCCCCGTACGAGCCCACCGGGGCCGTCCACGAACCGGCCGCCGGGCCGGGCCTGTTGCTCACCCGCCGCCGCCCGCACGGCGTCGCGGGCCTTGTCACGCCGTGGAACTTCCCGTTCGCCATCCCGAGCTGGAAGGCCGCGCCCGCCCTCGCGGCGGGCAACACCGCCGTCCTCAAACCCGCGCCCGAGGCCACCGTCTGCGCCCTGCGCCTCGCCGAACTGGCCCGACAGGCGCTCCCCGAGGGGGTGCTGACCGTCGTCCCCGGTGGCGCCGAGGAGGGTGCCGCCGTGCTCGACGCGGCCGACGTGGTCTCCTTCACCGGCTCGACGGCCGTCGGCACCCGCGTCGTCGCCGCGGCGACCGCGCGCGGCGTGCCCGTCCAGGCCGAGACGGGCGGGCTGAACGCCGCGATCGTCCTGCCCGACGCCGACATCGGGCGGGCCGCCGCGGACATCGCCGCCGCCGTCGCCGGCTACGCGGGGCAGAAGTGCACCGCCACCGGCCGGATCGTCGCCGTGGGCGCCGCCCTCGACCCGCTCCGCGAGGCCCTGGCCGAGGCGGTGCGCGCGCTCCCGGCCGGCGATCCGGCCGATCCGGCGACGGTCTGCGGGCCCGTCATCTCCGCGCGGGCCCGCGACCGGGTGGCCGAGGCGGCGGACGGCGTGTCCGTCCTCGCCGCGGGACCCGCGCCCGAGGGGCCCGGGTGGTACGCGGCGCCGACCCTGGTCGAGAAGGCGCCGGCGGGGCACCGGCTGCTCACCGAGGAGGTGTTCGGCCCGATCGCGGCCCTGCTGCCCGCGGCCGACCTCGCCGAGGCCGTACGGATCACCGACTCCGTCCCGTACGGGCTGGTCACCTCGCTGCACACGGCCGACCTCGACGCCGCCCTGCACGGACTCGACGCGCTCCGCACCGGTATGGTCCGGGTCAACGCCCCGACCACCGGCGTGGACTTCCACCTCCCCTTCGGCGGCACCGGGGCCTCCGGCCACGGACCGCGCGAACAGGGTTGTGCCGCCCTGGAGTTCTACACGGCCCAGCGCACGTACACGCTGCTGCCCCGCACCGCGGGGTGA
- a CDS encoding NAD(P)/FAD-dependent oxidoreductase: protein MPQSDSSDVIVVGAGVVGAACAHYAARAGLSVTVIDRGPVAGGTTGAGEGNLLVSDKEPGPELQLALLSTRLWRELTDVLPAAVEYEAKGGLVVAADAAGADALRAFAARQAAAGVTALDVPADRLRDLEPHLAPGLAGGVRYPQDAQVQPALAAAHLLRAAGGRVRVRTGEPVTAVLTGPGGAVRGVRTPAGAVHAPYLVNAAGTWGGDVARLAGARLPVLPRRGFVLVTEPLPRVVRHKVYAADYVTDVASGSAALQTSAVVEGTPAGPVLIGASRERVGFDRTLSTEALRRLAAGATALFPVLRTVRATRTYAGFRPYLPDHLPAIGPDPHVPGLLHACGHEGAGIGLAPATGALIAALLTGDRPPVDPGPFTPGRFAGVTA, encoded by the coding sequence GTGCCCCAGAGCGACTCCTCGGACGTCATCGTGGTCGGAGCGGGCGTCGTCGGCGCCGCCTGCGCCCACTACGCCGCCCGCGCCGGCCTCTCCGTCACCGTCATCGACCGCGGGCCCGTGGCCGGCGGGACCACCGGGGCCGGTGAGGGCAACCTCCTGGTCTCCGACAAGGAACCCGGGCCCGAGCTGCAACTCGCGCTGCTCTCCACGCGGTTGTGGCGGGAGCTGACCGACGTGCTGCCGGCCGCCGTCGAGTACGAGGCCAAGGGCGGCCTCGTCGTCGCCGCCGACGCCGCCGGGGCGGACGCGCTGCGGGCGTTCGCCGCACGCCAGGCGGCGGCGGGCGTCACCGCCCTCGACGTCCCGGCGGACCGGCTGCGCGACCTCGAACCCCACCTCGCCCCCGGCCTCGCCGGCGGCGTCCGCTACCCCCAGGACGCGCAGGTCCAACCCGCCCTCGCCGCCGCCCACTTGCTGCGCGCCGCGGGCGGGCGGGTGCGGGTGCGCACCGGCGAGCCCGTCACCGCCGTCCTCACCGGCCCCGGCGGCGCGGTACGCGGCGTCCGGACGCCCGCCGGCGCCGTCCACGCCCCGTACCTGGTCAACGCGGCCGGCACCTGGGGCGGCGACGTGGCCCGGCTGGCCGGGGCGCGCCTGCCCGTCCTCCCGCGCCGCGGCTTCGTCCTCGTCACCGAACCGCTGCCGCGCGTCGTCCGGCACAAGGTGTACGCGGCGGACTACGTCACCGACGTCGCCAGCGGCTCGGCCGCGCTCCAGACTTCGGCGGTCGTCGAGGGCACCCCGGCGGGCCCGGTGCTCATCGGTGCCAGCCGGGAGCGGGTCGGCTTCGACCGCACCCTGTCCACGGAGGCGCTGCGCCGCCTCGCGGCGGGGGCCACCGCCCTGTTCCCGGTGCTCCGCACGGTGCGCGCGACGCGGACGTACGCCGGGTTCCGCCCGTACCTCCCCGACCACCTCCCGGCGATCGGCCCGGACCCGCACGTCCCCGGCCTGCTGCACGCCTGCGGCCACGAAGGCGCGGGCATCGGACTCGCCCCGGCCACCGGCGCGTTGATCGCCGCCCTGCTGACGGGCGACCGGCCTCCGGTCGACCCGGGGCCGTTCACGCCCGGCCGGTTCGCGGGGGTGACGGCGTGA
- a CDS encoding APC family permease — protein sequence MDVSAANRKGLSLFALIMIGLGSIFGSGWLFGAGQAAQVAGPAALVAWVIGAIFIGMIAMSYAEVGAAYPLPGAMARFGSISHGPVLGFVTGWAVWIATASLIPIESIAGTQYMASWNFGWARGLVEDGHLTATGIGMALLLTIALWLACYWSVALLARANNLLTLVKFAIPIIAIAALIASGFHTGNFTAHGGFAPNGWSAVLTAVSASGVVFAFNGFQAVVNLGGNAKNPGRAIPLALVGALSLGLIIYLALQVAFLGSVPPERLAEAGGWHGVNFASPFADLAKLLMLHWVVTLLQFGAFISPSGANIGNVASSAYLAQNLAETGFFPKKIAEVHPRYGVARPAMWLNLAFSVLLLLTIGHSWEALASVVSAAMVVSYLMGPIAVGVFRKTKPGLPRPFRLPAAAVLCPLTFAFAACALYWSKWPNTGKVALLTLVSLPIAAIVLRRKGERNLAKQFAPAWWMAAFLLWTGLVSALGSPEFGGHGVIPGGLDTALVGVSALGFYFWAVRAGVRAHQAGLPGPDPVLDGRDAPDVTPVPGPRTAEPSAAVVS from the coding sequence GTGGATGTGAGCGCGGCCAATCGAAAGGGCCTCAGCCTCTTCGCCCTGATCATGATCGGCCTGGGGTCCATCTTCGGCTCCGGCTGGCTCTTCGGGGCCGGCCAGGCGGCCCAGGTCGCCGGACCCGCCGCGCTGGTCGCCTGGGTGATCGGCGCGATCTTCATCGGCATGATCGCCATGTCGTACGCCGAGGTCGGCGCGGCCTACCCGCTGCCCGGCGCCATGGCCCGGTTCGGTTCCATCTCGCACGGCCCGGTGCTGGGCTTCGTCACCGGCTGGGCGGTGTGGATCGCGACGGCCTCGCTGATCCCGATCGAGTCCATCGCCGGCACCCAGTACATGGCGTCCTGGAACTTCGGCTGGGCCCGCGGCCTGGTCGAGGACGGCCACCTGACGGCCACCGGCATCGGCATGGCCCTGCTCCTGACCATCGCCCTGTGGCTCGCCTGCTACTGGTCCGTCGCCCTGCTGGCGCGCGCGAACAACCTGCTGACGCTGGTGAAGTTCGCCATCCCCATCATCGCCATCGCCGCGCTCATCGCCTCCGGCTTCCACACCGGCAACTTCACCGCCCACGGCGGCTTCGCCCCCAACGGCTGGTCCGCGGTGCTCACCGCCGTCTCCGCCTCCGGCGTCGTCTTCGCCTTCAACGGCTTCCAGGCCGTCGTCAACCTCGGCGGCAACGCCAAGAACCCGGGCCGGGCCATCCCGCTCGCCCTCGTCGGCGCGCTCTCCCTCGGCCTGATCATCTACCTGGCCCTCCAGGTCGCCTTCCTGGGCTCGGTCCCGCCGGAGCGGCTCGCGGAGGCGGGCGGCTGGCACGGCGTGAACTTCGCCTCGCCGTTCGCCGACCTCGCCAAGCTGCTGATGCTGCACTGGGTCGTCACCCTGCTCCAGTTCGGCGCGTTCATCTCGCCGTCCGGCGCCAACATCGGCAACGTCGCCTCGTCCGCGTACCTGGCGCAGAACCTCGCCGAGACCGGGTTCTTCCCCAAGAAGATCGCCGAGGTGCACCCGCGCTACGGCGTCGCCCGCCCCGCCATGTGGCTCAACCTGGCCTTCTCCGTCCTCCTGCTGCTCACCATCGGGCACAGCTGGGAGGCCCTGGCCAGCGTCGTCTCCGCCGCGATGGTCGTCTCGTACCTGATGGGCCCGATCGCCGTCGGCGTCTTCCGGAAGACCAAGCCCGGCCTGCCGCGCCCCTTCCGGCTGCCCGCCGCCGCCGTGCTCTGCCCGCTGACCTTCGCGTTCGCCGCCTGCGCCCTGTACTGGTCCAAGTGGCCCAACACCGGCAAGGTCGCCCTGCTCACCCTGGTCTCGCTGCCCATCGCCGCGATCGTGCTGCGCCGCAAGGGCGAGCGGAACCTGGCCAAGCAGTTCGCCCCCGCCTGGTGGATGGCCGCCTTCCTGCTCTGGACCGGCCTGGTCTCCGCGCTCGGCAGCCCCGAGTTCGGCGGCCACGGGGTGATCCCCGGTGGCCTCGACACCGCGCTGGTCGGCGTCTCCGCCCTCGGCTTCTACTTCTGGGCCGTCCGCGCCGGCGTCCGCGCCCACCAGGCCGGGCTGCCCGGCCCCGACCCAGTCCTCGACGGACGTGACGCCCCCGACGTCACGCCCGTCCCCGGCCCGCGCACGGCCGAGCCGTCGGCGGCGGTCGTCTCCTGA
- a CDS encoding GntR family transcriptional regulator yields the protein MGHLKQRNLITARERLRDQVAHALRAALISGELRPGEVYSAPGLAEDFGVSATPVREAMLDLAREGLVEPVRNKGFRVTEVDERDLDQYTEIRTLIEVPMVGRITRTASRADLEALRPVAEEIVRAAREHDLIGYLEADRRFHLTLLGLSGNERLVETVGDLRKRSRLYGLTALDERDELIPSAEEHVELLDLMLAGDAEAAEACMTRHLGHVRSLWAANAAAADRPAPRRTAGAGR from the coding sequence ATGGGCCACCTCAAGCAGCGCAACCTCATCACCGCCCGGGAGCGCCTGCGCGACCAGGTCGCCCACGCCCTGCGCGCCGCGCTGATCTCCGGTGAACTGCGCCCCGGCGAGGTCTACTCCGCGCCCGGCCTCGCCGAGGACTTCGGCGTCTCCGCGACACCGGTCCGCGAGGCCATGCTCGACCTGGCCCGGGAGGGGCTGGTCGAGCCCGTCCGCAACAAGGGCTTCCGGGTCACCGAGGTCGACGAGCGCGACCTCGACCAGTACACCGAGATCCGCACGCTGATCGAGGTGCCCATGGTCGGCCGGATCACCCGGACCGCCTCCCGCGCGGACCTGGAGGCGCTCCGCCCGGTCGCCGAGGAGATCGTGCGCGCCGCCCGCGAGCACGACCTCATCGGTTATCTGGAGGCCGACCGGCGGTTCCACCTCACGCTGCTCGGCCTGTCCGGCAACGAGCGGCTGGTCGAGACCGTCGGCGACCTCCGCAAGCGCTCCCGCCTCTACGGCCTCACCGCCCTCGACGAGCGCGACGAGCTCATCCCGTCGGCCGAGGAGCACGTCGAGCTGCTGGACCTGATGCTCGCCGGGGACGCGGAGGCCGCCGAGGCGTGCATGACCCGCCACCTCGGCCACGTCCGCTCCCTCTGGGCCGCGAACGCGGCGGCCGCGGACCGGCCCGCACCACGGAGGACGGCCGGCGCGGGCCGCTGA
- a CDS encoding (2Fe-2S)-binding protein has translation MPRRRAPGPPADAVAFEISFDGRPVRALPGQTIAAALWGAGVLAWRTTRGGGRPRGAFCGIGQCYDCLATVNGEPNRRACLLPARPGDAVTTQEGHGRAGLAV, from the coding sequence ATGCCCCGTCGCCGCGCCCCCGGCCCCCCGGCCGACGCCGTCGCGTTCGAGATCAGCTTCGACGGGCGTCCCGTCCGCGCCCTGCCCGGGCAGACGATCGCCGCCGCTCTGTGGGGCGCCGGTGTGCTCGCCTGGCGGACGACGCGCGGCGGCGGCCGGCCGCGCGGCGCGTTCTGCGGCATCGGGCAGTGCTACGACTGCCTCGCCACCGTCAACGGCGAGCCCAACCGGCGGGCCTGCCTGCTGCCGGCCCGGCCCGGGGACGCCGTCACCACGCAGGAAGGACACGGCCGTGCCGGACTCGCCGTCTGA
- a CDS encoding NAD(P)/FAD-dependent oxidoreductase — protein MPDSPSEPRGPLDGPRRAYDLAVIGAGPAGTAGAVAAARLGLSVALLDAADRPGGQYFRDPAPELAALRGRRATLPGRSAFAALRARLAASRVDHLAAHHVWSVTREDADAWSVHAVTGPDGDGGAPVRVRARAVLLATGSQERQLPFPGWTLPGVVGAGGAQAMLKSGLVLPGKRVVVAGSGPLLLAVASSLAAAGARVPAVVEASGYLGYARHPRALAVNPHKAFEAAVHGGALLRHRVPVRTRSAVTRVHGTDRVEAVTVTRLDRDWRPVPGTGRRIACDALAVGHGLEPRVELATGLGCATRRTPDGGHALAVDGLQRTTVPGLWAAGEAAGVGGWQLAWLEGEVAGVAVALRLSGRTGAVPGEHLRALRRRRDRLRSFADAMAAAHAPGEGWTDWLTDDTDVCRCEEVTAGRVRAAVAELGAHDARTVKLLTRAGMGWCQGRVCGTAVTCLAAAARDGGTARRTASAPAPARRPLAVPVPLGVLAALDDPEPEPRDSATPETPVSRVSGAAGVPGPCPPGGVDGSGPSGVASPGDPVSRVPGTTGVPGPYLPGAADERGPSGATPPGDPVPRVPGTTGAPGPYSPGAADEPGPSGATPSEDPVPRAPGEAGVPEPQPPGAVDRPDPSGAAPPGGRRIPAPRAPGGG, from the coding sequence GTGCCGGACTCGCCGTCTGAGCCCCGGGGCCCGCTCGACGGCCCCCGCCGCGCCTACGACCTCGCGGTGATCGGTGCGGGCCCCGCCGGGACGGCCGGTGCCGTCGCCGCGGCCCGGCTCGGGCTGTCCGTCGCGCTCCTCGACGCCGCCGACCGGCCCGGCGGACAGTACTTCCGTGACCCGGCACCGGAGTTGGCGGCCCTGCGGGGGCGGCGGGCGACGCTCCCCGGGCGGTCCGCCTTCGCCGCCCTGCGCGCCCGGCTCGCGGCGAGCCGCGTCGACCACCTCGCCGCCCACCACGTCTGGTCCGTGACCAGGGAGGACGCGGACGCGTGGAGCGTCCACGCCGTCACCGGACCCGACGGCGACGGCGGCGCGCCGGTCCGCGTACGGGCCCGCGCGGTGCTCCTGGCGACCGGTTCCCAGGAGCGCCAACTTCCCTTCCCCGGCTGGACGCTGCCCGGCGTCGTCGGCGCGGGCGGCGCGCAGGCGATGCTCAAGTCCGGGCTCGTGCTGCCCGGGAAGCGGGTCGTCGTCGCGGGCAGCGGGCCGCTGCTGCTCGCCGTCGCCTCCTCGCTGGCCGCCGCCGGGGCGCGGGTCCCGGCCGTCGTCGAGGCGTCCGGCTACCTCGGGTACGCCCGCCACCCGCGCGCCCTCGCCGTCAACCCGCACAAGGCGTTCGAAGCGGCTGTCCACGGCGGGGCGTTGCTCCGCCACCGGGTGCCGGTACGCACCCGGAGCGCGGTCACGCGGGTGCACGGCACCGACCGGGTGGAGGCCGTCACCGTCACCCGCCTCGACCGCGACTGGCGGCCCGTCCCCGGCACCGGCCGCCGGATCGCCTGCGACGCGCTCGCCGTCGGCCACGGCCTGGAGCCGCGCGTCGAACTGGCCACCGGCCTCGGCTGCGCCACCCGCCGCACCCCGGACGGCGGCCACGCCCTCGCCGTGGACGGCCTCCAGCGGACCACCGTTCCCGGGCTCTGGGCGGCGGGGGAGGCCGCGGGCGTCGGCGGGTGGCAACTCGCCTGGCTGGAAGGGGAGGTGGCGGGTGTCGCGGTGGCGCTCCGGCTCTCCGGCCGGACCGGTGCCGTCCCCGGCGAGCACCTGCGCGCCCTGCGCCGCCGGCGCGACCGGCTGCGGTCCTTCGCCGACGCGATGGCCGCCGCCCACGCGCCGGGGGAGGGCTGGACGGACTGGCTCACCGACGACACGGACGTGTGCCGCTGCGAGGAGGTGACGGCGGGCCGCGTCCGCGCGGCGGTCGCCGAACTCGGCGCCCACGACGCGCGGACCGTCAAACTCCTCACCCGCGCGGGCATGGGCTGGTGCCAGGGCCGCGTCTGCGGAACCGCCGTGACCTGCCTGGCCGCCGCCGCCCGCGACGGCGGTACGGCGCGGCGGACCGCATCGGCGCCGGCCCCCGCCCGCCGGCCGCTCGCCGTGCCCGTCCCGCTGGGCGTGCTGGCCGCGCTCGACGATCCGGAGCCGGAGCCCCGCGACTCCGCCACGCCCGAGACTCCCGTGTCGCGTGTGTCGGGTGCGGCCGGTGTGCCGGGGCCTTGCCCGCCCGGCGGGGTCGACGGATCGGGTCCGTCAGGCGTCGCCTCGCCCGGGGACCCCGTGTCGCGTGTGCCGGGTACGACCGGTGTGCCGGGGCCCTACCTGCCCGGCGCGGCCGACGAACGGGGCCCGTCCGGCGCCACCCCGCCCGGGGACCCAGTGCCGCGCGTGCCAGGTACGACCGGCGCGCCGGGGCCCTACTCGCCCGGCGCGGCCGACGAACCGGGTCCGTCCGGGGCCACCCCGTCCGAGGACCCCGTGCCGCGCGCGCCCGGCGAAGCCGGTGTGCCGGAGCCTCAGCCGCCCGGCGCGGTCGACCGGCCGGACCCGTCCGGTGCCGCCCCGCCCGGCGGCCGCCGCATCCCCGCCCCGCGCGCACCGGGCGGGGGTTGA
- a CDS encoding DMT family transporter produces MSGLVPALVALLAAGGNALGTVLQRIAARTVPEGDAFSVRLVRHLVRSPAWLGGIAVIVGAAACQALALTLGSLSLVQPILVTELPFTLLIACALARRRLPAAGWAASLMVAAGLGVGLAAAAPGGGGDTASGARWTVTLAGAGAAVALCAAAALTRPRGRARAALFASASAIAYALTATLMKAATGTFDDHGVGAFFTAWQTYAFVAVGACALFLLANAMESGPLVASQPALTLGEALVSLALGSLVYGERVRTGWWLVPEGAGAALVTWGILLLPGADPEGGEPAGERR; encoded by the coding sequence GTGAGTGGCCTGGTGCCCGCGCTGGTGGCGCTGCTCGCGGCCGGGGGCAACGCCCTCGGGACGGTGCTCCAGCGGATCGCCGCGCGGACGGTACCCGAGGGGGACGCGTTCAGCGTGCGGCTGGTGCGGCACCTGGTGCGCAGCCCGGCGTGGCTGGGCGGCATCGCCGTGATCGTCGGCGCGGCGGCCTGCCAGGCGCTGGCCCTGACCCTGGGCTCGCTGTCGCTGGTCCAGCCCATCCTGGTCACCGAACTCCCCTTCACCCTGCTCATCGCCTGCGCCCTCGCCCGGCGGCGGCTGCCGGCGGCTGGATGGGCGGCCTCGCTGATGGTCGCGGCCGGGCTCGGGGTGGGGCTGGCGGCGGCGGCCCCGGGCGGAGGCGGTGACACGGCCTCCGGCGCCCGGTGGACCGTCACCCTCGCGGGCGCCGGTGCCGCCGTGGCGCTCTGCGCGGCGGCCGCCCTGACCCGGCCGCGCGGCCGGGCGCGCGCCGCGCTGTTCGCCTCGGCCTCGGCGATCGCGTACGCGCTGACCGCCACCCTGATGAAGGCGGCCACCGGCACCTTCGACGATCACGGCGTCGGCGCCTTCTTCACGGCCTGGCAGACGTACGCCTTCGTGGCCGTCGGCGCCTGTGCCCTGTTCCTGCTGGCCAACGCCATGGAGTCCGGGCCGCTGGTGGCCTCCCAGCCCGCGCTCACCCTGGGCGAGGCGCTGGTCAGCCTGGCGCTGGGGAGCCTCGTCTACGGGGAGCGGGTGCGGACGGGGTGGTGGCTCGTGCCGGAGGGCGCCGGGGCGGCGCTCGTCACCTGGGGGATCCTGCTGCTGCCCGGCGCCGACCCGGAGGGCGGGGAGCCGGCGGGGGAGCGGCGCTGA